A genomic window from Pseudonocardia broussonetiae includes:
- a CDS encoding glycerol-3-phosphate 1-O-acyltransferase, which yields MGIATEAGPTQGTVGAAEGSGASTILLVEATSEVERTLIAQWARESGLEPAQVLPLHAPALTRPLAEADGATVVTAARVAWLPRERNGVRRVRWADLASFTDPRRPPSRLHARIARREPDRAPVVVAEPATVADLRTRHGGAGSGDGDLGRFVAGQATLALERAERALVGDRYKVPKHIVEMIEDTAAFREEVRALAERLELPEAEVAAKARTDLEGLVASMSPMAVDLLTGALRPLHARAWDVQVDTAGLERLRELNRHDALVFLPSHRSYADPLLLADVLAEHDFPRNHVLGGENLRFWPVGPVAKRAGVVFIRRSFGDDEIYKLAVREYFGFLLSKRFNLEWYMEGGRSRTGKLRSPKFGLLANVAEAVERDRVSDVHLVPVSITYDQLREVAAMAAEQAGAAKKGEGLAWLARYAKAQLSQIGTAQVRFAEPISLRAALASSPDRRLALQKAAFEVAVGINRVTPITATALVTLALLGVRDRALTLGQVRSVLAPVRDYVLERGLPHGEVRPGGDRPGGDRLDTDAGVRGVLAALAASNVVTTYAGGEEPVYAIERGQHLVAAFYRNSAIHHFVDRALAELVLLSPPDERWEEAFALRDLLKFEFFFPDRDTYRARLTAELERLDPGWETAEDGRAVLARAPFLMAHRVLRSFVDAQLVVAERLAARVPRNAIVEKEFLDECGGVGQQMLLQGRLHGPESLSRELFASALRLAGNLDLLDPGREELALRRADLASRLRAVVGRVITIDELDAASRQEVVGVAP from the coding sequence ATGGGTATCGCGACGGAGGCCGGGCCGACGCAGGGGACGGTCGGTGCGGCGGAGGGCTCCGGCGCGTCGACGATCCTGCTGGTGGAGGCGACGAGCGAGGTCGAGCGGACGCTGATCGCGCAGTGGGCGCGGGAGAGCGGCCTCGAGCCGGCGCAGGTGCTGCCGCTGCACGCCCCGGCGCTGACGCGCCCGCTGGCCGAGGCCGACGGCGCCACGGTCGTGACCGCCGCCCGGGTGGCCTGGCTGCCGCGCGAGCGCAACGGCGTGCGCCGCGTCCGCTGGGCGGACCTCGCCTCGTTCACCGACCCCCGTCGCCCGCCCTCGCGGCTGCACGCCCGCATCGCCCGCCGCGAGCCCGACCGGGCGCCCGTCGTCGTCGCCGAGCCCGCCACCGTCGCCGACCTACGGACTCGCCACGGCGGCGCCGGCTCCGGCGACGGTGACCTGGGCCGGTTCGTCGCGGGACAGGCCACGCTCGCGCTCGAACGCGCCGAACGCGCCCTGGTCGGCGACCGCTACAAGGTGCCCAAGCACATCGTCGAGATGATCGAGGACACCGCGGCGTTCCGCGAGGAGGTCCGCGCGCTGGCCGAGCGCCTCGAGCTGCCCGAGGCCGAGGTGGCGGCGAAGGCGCGCACCGACCTGGAGGGCCTCGTCGCGTCGATGAGCCCGATGGCCGTCGACCTGCTCACCGGCGCCCTGCGACCGCTGCACGCCCGGGCGTGGGACGTGCAGGTCGACACGGCGGGCCTGGAGCGGCTGCGCGAGCTCAACCGCCACGACGCCCTGGTGTTCCTGCCCAGCCACCGCTCCTACGCCGACCCGCTGCTGCTCGCCGACGTCCTCGCCGAGCACGACTTCCCGCGCAACCACGTGCTGGGCGGGGAGAACCTGCGCTTCTGGCCGGTGGGGCCGGTCGCCAAGCGCGCGGGGGTCGTGTTCATCCGCCGCAGCTTCGGCGACGACGAGATCTACAAGCTCGCGGTGCGCGAGTACTTCGGGTTCCTGCTCTCCAAGCGGTTCAACCTGGAGTGGTACATGGAGGGCGGCCGCTCGCGCACGGGCAAGCTGCGCTCGCCGAAGTTCGGACTGCTGGCCAACGTCGCGGAGGCCGTCGAGCGCGACCGCGTGTCCGACGTCCACCTCGTCCCCGTCTCGATCACCTACGACCAGCTCCGCGAGGTCGCCGCGATGGCGGCCGAGCAGGCCGGCGCGGCGAAGAAGGGCGAGGGGCTCGCCTGGCTCGCGCGCTACGCGAAGGCCCAGCTCAGCCAGATCGGCACCGCGCAGGTGCGGTTCGCCGAGCCGATCTCGCTGCGCGCCGCCCTCGCGAGCAGCCCGGACCGGCGGCTGGCCCTGCAGAAGGCGGCGTTCGAGGTGGCCGTCGGGATCAACCGGGTCACCCCGATCACGGCGACGGCGCTGGTCACGCTCGCGCTGCTCGGCGTCCGCGACCGCGCCCTGACCCTCGGCCAGGTGCGCAGCGTGCTCGCCCCCGTCCGCGACTACGTCCTGGAGCGCGGCCTGCCGCACGGGGAGGTCCGGCCGGGCGGTGACCGGCCCGGCGGTGACCGTCTCGACACCGACGCCGGCGTCCGGGGCGTGCTCGCCGCGCTGGCCGCGTCCAACGTGGTGACGACGTACGCGGGCGGCGAGGAGCCGGTCTACGCCATCGAGCGCGGGCAGCACCTCGTCGCCGCGTTCTACCGCAACAGCGCCATCCACCACTTCGTCGACCGCGCGCTGGCCGAGCTCGTGCTGCTCAGCCCGCCCGACGAGCGCTGGGAGGAGGCGTTCGCGCTGCGCGACCTGCTGAAGTTCGAGTTCTTCTTCCCCGACCGCGACACCTACCGCGCCCGACTCACCGCCGAGCTCGAGCGCCTCGACCCGGGCTGGGAGACCGCCGAGGACGGGCGCGCGGTCCTGGCTCGCGCACCGTTCCTGATGGCGCACCGGGTGCTCCGCTCGTTCGTCGACGCCCAGCTCGTCGTGGCCGAACGGCTCGCCGCGCGCGTTCCGCGGAACGCGATCGTCGAGAAGGAGTTCCTCGACGAGTGCGGCGGCGTCGGGCAGCAGATGCTGCTGCAGGGCCGTCTGCACGGGCCCGAGTCGCTCTCGCGCGAGCTGTTCGCGAGCGCCCTGCGCCTGGCCGGCAACCTCGACCTCCTCGACCCGGGTCGCGAGGAGCTGGCCCTGCGCCGTGCTGACCTGGCGAGCAGACTGCGCGCCGTGGTGGGACGCGTGATCACGATCGACGAGCTGGACGCGGCGTCGCGGCAGGAGGTCGTCGGTGTCGCACCCTGA